In a single window of the Drosophila albomicans strain 15112-1751.03 chromosome 3, ASM965048v2, whole genome shotgun sequence genome:
- the LOC117570665 gene encoding serine/threonine-protein phosphatase alpha-3 isoform-like codes for MRKKTDANVTSTRSSVRFQQFAMAANLDINYIISQLINCENPGQGVRLHESQIRHVCTEARILFLREKTLLEIQPPVKICGDVHGQFEDLLRILASSGYPPSTTYLFLGDYVDRGRQSIETLTLLLAYKVRYPHGIWLLRGNHECANINRIYGFYDECKRRYSVKLWRYFVDTYDCMPLAAVVGGRIFCVHGGLSPSLRSFDDILAIKRPCEIPEQGLVCDLLWSDPDDRVLGWSSNDRGVSVTFGADVVKSFCYRMGIDVVCRAHQVVEDGYEFFARRQLVTVFSAPNYCGMFDNSGAIMVVNSDLLVSFVILRPTQTVRQTGINPPMLAMGKNRNY; via the coding sequence ATGCGAAAAAAGACCGATGCAAACGTCACGAGCACGCGTTCGTCCGTCAGATTTCAACAATTTGCGATGGCGGCGAACCTCGACatcaattatataatttcacAACTAATCAATTGTGAGAATCCCGGCCAGGGCGTTCGACTTCACGAGTCACAAATACGACATGTGTGCACCGAGGCCAGAATTTTGTTTCTGCGAGAGAAAACATTGCTGGAGATACAACCGCCGGTGAAGATATGCGGAGATGTGCACGGACAGTTTGAGGATCTATTGCGTATATTAGCTTCATCGGGATATCCGCCGAGTACAACTTATCTGTTCCTCGGCGATTATGTGGATCGTGGCAGGCAGTCAATAGAAACCCTAACGCTACTGCTCGCCTATAAAGTGCGTTATCCTCATGGAATATGGCTGCTGCGTGGCAATCATGAGTGCGCCAACATCAATCGTATTTATGGATTCTATGACGAGTGTAAGCGTCGATACTCTGTGAAGCTGTGGCGTTACTTTGTGGACACTTATGATTGCATGCCACTGGCTGCGGTGGTGGGTGGACGCATCTTTTGTGTTCACGGTGGTCTGAGTCCGAGTCTAAGAAGTTTCGATGATATTCTAGCTATTAAGCGACCTTGTGAAATCCCGGAACAAGGCCTTGTCTGTGATTTGCTCTGGAGTGATCCCGATGACCGGGTGCTGGGTTGGAGTTCAAATGATCGTGGGGTTAGTGTCACATTCGGGGCGGATGTGGTGAAGAGCTTTTGCTATCGCATGGGCATCGATGTCGTCTGTCGTGCTCATCAAGTAGTGGAGGATGGTTATGAGTTCTTTGCGAGGCGGCAATTGGTCACGGTCTTCTCGGCTCCCAATTATTGTGGCATGTTTGACAACTCGGGTGCAATTATGGTGGTCAATAGCGATCTGTTAGTGAGTTTTGTAATATTGCGACCCACTCAAACTGTGCGACAAACGGGTATTAATCCGCCAATGCTGGCAATGGGAAAGAATAGGAATTACTAG